In one window of Limnohabitans sp. MORI2 DNA:
- a CDS encoding SAM-dependent methyltransferase: MSKHKPAAAPKSQDPRSQLDLRPGQSIELLKELHILTRDGKLNQDSRRKLKQVYHLFQFIEKLLKELPASEQGPTLADHGAGKSYLGFIIYDLFFKSLGNGSIYGIETRSELVDSSKALAQRLGFERMKFLNLSVAESAHSDALPDQIDVVTALHACDTATDDAIAFGLQKKAKYMVLVPCCQAELARALNKNKALNLQRTPLAELWRHPLHTREMGSQLTNVLRCLYLEAMGYQVTVTELVGWEHSMKNELILAKYTGQKKRSASERLTALLEEFGLQELASMRFKVVA; the protein is encoded by the coding sequence ATGTCCAAACACAAACCCGCTGCTGCACCTAAGTCTCAAGACCCTCGTTCTCAGCTCGACCTGCGCCCCGGCCAATCCATTGAGCTCCTCAAGGAGCTGCACATCCTCACCCGCGACGGCAAGCTCAACCAAGATTCACGTCGCAAGCTCAAGCAGGTGTATCACCTGTTTCAGTTCATCGAAAAACTGTTGAAAGAACTGCCCGCCAGCGAACAAGGCCCGACCTTGGCTGACCACGGCGCGGGCAAGTCGTATTTGGGTTTCATCATTTACGACTTGTTTTTCAAGAGCTTGGGCAACGGCAGTATTTACGGCATCGAAACGCGCAGTGAGTTGGTGGATTCGTCCAAAGCACTGGCGCAGCGCTTGGGGTTCGAACGCATGAAGTTTCTCAACCTCAGCGTGGCTGAGTCCGCACACAGCGATGCTTTGCCCGACCAGATAGATGTGGTCACAGCGCTACATGCGTGCGACACCGCCACCGACGACGCGATTGCATTTGGCTTGCAAAAGAAAGCCAAATACATGGTGCTCGTGCCTTGCTGCCAAGCTGAGCTGGCGCGTGCGTTAAACAAAAACAAAGCGCTCAACTTGCAGCGCACACCGTTGGCCGAGTTGTGGCGTCACCCGCTGCACACGCGTGAGATGGGCAGTCAGCTCACCAACGTGCTGCGTTGTTTGTACCTAGAAGCGATGGGCTACCAAGTGACTGTGACCGAGCTGGTGGGCTGGGAGCACAGCATGAAAAACGAACTCATCTTGGCCAAGTACACGGGGCAGAAAAAGCGCAGTGCATCGGAACGCTTGACCGCTTTGCTCGAAGAGTTCGGTTTGCAAGAGTTGGCTTCGATGCGGTTCAAAGTCGTCGCTTAA
- a CDS encoding glutamate synthase-related protein: protein MTTAADKAHLQSQGLYDPSNEHDACGVGFVAHIKGQKSHAIVGQALKILENLDHRGAVGADPLMGDGAGILIQLPDALYREEMAKQGVTLPPQGEYGVGMVFLPKEHASRMACEQELERAVQAEGQVFLGWRDVPVNLDMPMSPRVREKEPVIRQIFIGRGNDVIVQDALERKLYVIRKTASAAIQHLNLKHGKEYYVPSMSSRTIIYKGLLLADQVGTYYLDLQDERCVSALGLVHQRFSTNTFPEWPLAHPYRYVAHNGEINTVKGNYNWMKAREGVMSSPVLGDDLHKLYPISFPDQSDTATFDNCLELMTMAGYPISQAVMMMIPEPWEQHTTMDERRKAFYEYHAAMLEPWDGPASIVFTDGRQIGATLDRNGLRPSRYCITDDDMVIMGSESGVLPVPESKIVRKWRLQPGKMFLIDLEQGRMIDDEELKAGMTNTKPYKQWIENVRIKLDDVKGHEGEVAQSNEVSLLDRQQAFGYSQEDVKFLMAPMAINGEEGIGSMGNDSPLAVLSSKNKPLYNYFKQLFAQVTNPPIDPIREAIVMSLVSFVGPKPNLLDINQVNPPMRLEVSQPVLDFADMAKLRDIEAHTHGKFKSATLDMTYPLAWGHDGVEAKLASLCAEAVDAIKGGHNILIISDRAVSPTQVAIPAVLALSAIHQHLVREGLRTTAGLVVETGSAREVHHFAVLAGYGAEAVHPYLALETLANLHKDLPADLSTEKAIYNYIKAIGKGLSKIMSKMGVSTYMSYCGAQLFEAIGINSETVQKYFTGTPSRVEGIGIFEMAEEAIRMHKAAFGDDPVLANMLDAGGEYAWRARGEEHMWTPDAIAKLQHSTRAGNFNTYKEYAQIINDQNKRHLTLRGLFEFKIDPSKAISVDEVEPASEIVKRFATGAMSLGSISTEAHATLAVAMNRIGGKSNTGEGGEDPARYRNELKGIPIKQGETLKSVIGADVVEVDMPLQAGDSLRSRIKQVASGRFGVTAEYLSSSDQIQIKMAQGAKPGEGGQLPGSKVSEYIGKLRYSVPGVGLISPPPHHDIYSIEDLAQLIHDLKNVAPHADISVKLVSEIGVGTIAAGVAKCKADHVVIAGFDGGTGASPWSSIKHAGSPWEIGLAETQQTLVLNGLRGRIRVQADGQMKTGRDVAVGALLGADEFGFATAPLVVEGCIMMRKCHLNTCPVGVATQDPELRKKFTGKPEHVVNYFFFIAEEVRQIMAQLGIRKFDDMVGRADLLDMRAGVEHWKARGLDFSRLLAVPQVAADVPRLHVASQDHGLEKALDQKLIEKSKPAIERGEKVQFMETARNVNRSVGAMLSGAVTKVHPEGLPDDTIRIQLEGTGGQSFGAFLCNGITLYLIGEANDYTGKGLSGGRVVVRPSIDFRGEAINNIIVGNTVMIGATRGEAFFAGVAGERFAVRLSGATAVVEGTGDHGCEYMTGGTVAVLGKTGRNFAAGMSGGVAYVYDEDGQFAKRCNTAMVAMDKVLTAAEQEASVSRDIWHRDQTDEAQLKKLLEDHHRWTGSKRARDLLDNWDAARAKFVKVFPHEYKRALGEINAAKAGKAKAEPKAKKAVAAK from the coding sequence ATGACCACGGCTGCCGATAAAGCACATTTGCAATCTCAGGGTTTGTACGACCCTTCTAACGAACACGACGCCTGTGGCGTGGGCTTTGTGGCCCACATCAAAGGTCAAAAGAGCCATGCCATCGTGGGGCAGGCGCTCAAAATTTTGGAAAACCTCGACCACCGTGGCGCGGTCGGTGCTGACCCATTGATGGGTGACGGCGCAGGTATCTTGATTCAATTGCCCGACGCGCTGTACCGCGAAGAAATGGCCAAGCAGGGCGTGACCTTGCCCCCGCAAGGTGAGTACGGTGTGGGTATGGTGTTCTTGCCCAAAGAACACGCCTCTCGCATGGCATGCGAGCAAGAGTTGGAACGCGCGGTGCAAGCCGAAGGCCAAGTGTTCTTGGGCTGGCGCGATGTGCCGGTCAACCTCGACATGCCTATGTCGCCCCGCGTGCGTGAAAAAGAGCCGGTCATCCGTCAAATCTTCATTGGTCGTGGCAATGACGTGATCGTGCAAGACGCGCTCGAGCGCAAGCTGTATGTCATCCGCAAAACAGCCAGCGCCGCGATTCAGCACTTGAACTTGAAGCACGGCAAAGAGTATTACGTGCCGAGCATGTCAAGCCGCACCATCATTTACAAAGGCTTGTTGCTAGCCGATCAAGTGGGTACCTATTACCTCGACTTGCAAGACGAACGCTGCGTGTCTGCTCTCGGCTTGGTGCATCAACGTTTCTCTACCAACACATTCCCCGAGTGGCCTTTGGCTCACCCTTACCGCTATGTGGCGCACAACGGTGAGATCAACACCGTCAAAGGCAACTACAACTGGATGAAGGCCCGCGAAGGCGTGATGTCTTCACCCGTGTTGGGCGACGACTTGCACAAGCTCTACCCCATCAGCTTCCCTGATCAGTCTGACACGGCTACGTTCGACAACTGCCTCGAACTGATGACGATGGCCGGTTACCCCATCAGCCAAGCCGTGATGATGATGATCCCCGAGCCATGGGAACAACACACCACCATGGACGAACGCCGCAAAGCGTTTTACGAATACCACGCCGCGATGTTGGAGCCATGGGACGGCCCTGCGTCCATCGTGTTCACTGATGGTCGTCAAATCGGCGCGACGCTGGACCGCAACGGTTTGCGCCCTTCACGCTACTGCATCACCGATGACGACATGGTCATCATGGGCTCCGAGTCGGGCGTGTTGCCCGTGCCTGAGAGCAAGATCGTTCGCAAGTGGCGTCTGCAGCCCGGCAAGATGTTCTTGATCGACCTCGAACAAGGTCGCATGATCGACGACGAAGAGCTCAAGGCTGGCATGACCAACACCAAGCCTTACAAGCAATGGATCGAAAACGTCCGCATCAAGCTCGATGACGTCAAAGGCCATGAAGGCGAAGTGGCTCAATCCAACGAAGTCTCTTTGCTCGACCGTCAACAAGCGTTTGGCTACAGCCAAGAAGACGTCAAGTTCTTGATGGCCCCCATGGCCATCAACGGAGAAGAGGGCATTGGTTCGATGGGCAACGACAGCCCCTTGGCTGTGTTGTCTAGCAAAAACAAACCGCTGTACAACTACTTCAAGCAGTTGTTTGCGCAAGTGACCAACCCTCCGATCGACCCGATCCGTGAAGCCATCGTGATGTCGCTGGTGTCGTTCGTGGGCCCTAAGCCCAACTTGCTCGACATCAACCAAGTCAACCCACCCATGCGTTTGGAAGTGAGCCAGCCTGTGCTCGATTTCGCCGACATGGCCAAGTTGCGTGACATCGAAGCGCACACACACGGCAAGTTCAAGAGCGCCACGCTCGACATGACTTACCCCTTGGCTTGGGGCCACGACGGCGTGGAAGCCAAGTTGGCGTCGTTGTGCGCTGAAGCCGTGGACGCTATCAAAGGCGGTCACAACATCCTCATCATCAGCGACCGTGCTGTGAGCCCCACACAAGTGGCGATCCCCGCTGTGTTGGCTTTGTCCGCGATCCACCAACACTTGGTGCGTGAAGGCTTGCGCACCACCGCTGGTTTGGTGGTGGAAACTGGCAGCGCTCGCGAAGTGCATCACTTCGCCGTGTTGGCAGGCTACGGCGCAGAAGCCGTGCACCCCTACCTCGCGTTGGAAACACTGGCGAACTTGCACAAAGATTTGCCAGCTGATTTGTCGACCGAGAAAGCGATTTACAACTACATCAAAGCCATCGGCAAAGGCCTGTCGAAAATCATGTCCAAGATGGGCGTGTCGACCTACATGTCTTACTGTGGTGCGCAGTTGTTTGAAGCCATCGGTATCAACAGCGAAACCGTGCAAAAGTATTTCACCGGCACACCGAGCCGTGTCGAAGGTATCGGCATTTTTGAAATGGCCGAAGAGGCCATTCGCATGCACAAGGCCGCATTTGGTGACGACCCTGTGTTGGCCAACATGCTCGACGCCGGTGGTGAATACGCCTGGCGTGCCCGTGGCGAAGAGCACATGTGGACGCCTGACGCGATTGCCAAGTTGCAACACAGCACACGCGCTGGCAACTTCAACACGTACAAAGAGTACGCCCAGATCATCAACGACCAAAACAAGCGTCACCTGACCTTGCGCGGTTTGTTCGAGTTCAAGATCGATCCATCTAAGGCCATCTCGGTGGACGAAGTGGAACCTGCTTCTGAAATCGTCAAGCGCTTTGCAACGGGTGCGATGTCGTTGGGTTCTATCTCCACCGAAGCCCACGCCACCTTGGCCGTGGCCATGAACCGCATTGGCGGCAAGTCCAACACGGGTGAGGGTGGTGAAGACCCAGCGCGTTACCGCAATGAGCTCAAAGGCATCCCAATCAAACAGGGTGAAACTTTGAAGAGCGTCATTGGCGCAGATGTGGTCGAAGTGGACATGCCTTTGCAAGCTGGTGACAGCCTGCGCTCACGCATCAAGCAAGTGGCCTCTGGCCGCTTTGGTGTGACCGCTGAATACCTGTCTTCGTCTGACCAGATTCAGATCAAGATGGCACAAGGTGCTAAGCCTGGTGAAGGCGGTCAGTTGCCAGGCTCGAAAGTGTCTGAGTACATCGGCAAGCTGCGTTACAGCGTGCCAGGCGTGGGTTTGATTTCGCCCCCACCTCATCACGACATTTACTCCATCGAAGATTTGGCTCAGCTGATCCACGATTTGAAGAACGTGGCGCCGCACGCGGACATCAGCGTCAAGCTCGTGTCTGAAATTGGTGTGGGCACCATCGCCGCAGGCGTGGCCAAGTGCAAGGCCGATCACGTGGTGATCGCTGGTTTTGACGGCGGCACCGGTGCATCGCCTTGGTCGTCCATCAAACACGCCGGTTCGCCTTGGGAAATCGGTTTGGCCGAAACCCAACAAACTTTGGTGTTGAACGGTTTGCGCGGTCGTATCCGCGTGCAAGCCGACGGCCAAATGAAAACAGGACGCGACGTGGCGGTGGGTGCTTTGCTCGGTGCCGATGAATTCGGCTTCGCCACCGCACCGCTGGTGGTTGAGGGTTGCATCATGATGCGCAAGTGCCACTTGAACACCTGCCCCGTGGGTGTGGCCACTCAAGACCCTGAGCTGCGCAAGAAGTTCACAGGCAAGCCCGAGCACGTGGTCAACTACTTCTTCTTCATCGCTGAAGAAGTGCGTCAGATCATGGCCCAGTTGGGTATCCGTAAATTTGACGACATGGTGGGTCGCGCAGACCTACTCGACATGCGTGCTGGCGTCGAGCACTGGAAAGCCCGTGGCCTCGACTTCAGCCGTTTGTTGGCCGTGCCCCAAGTGGCCGCCGATGTGCCTCGTTTGCACGTGGCCAGCCAAGACCACGGTTTGGAAAAAGCACTCGACCAAAAACTCATCGAGAAATCCAAGCCCGCCATCGAGCGTGGCGAGAAGGTGCAGTTCATGGAAACTGCACGCAACGTGAACCGCTCCGTCGGTGCCATGTTGTCGGGTGCTGTGACCAAAGTGCATCCTGAAGGTTTGCCCGATGACACCATCCGCATTCAACTCGAAGGCACGGGCGGTCAATCGTTCGGCGCATTCTTGTGCAACGGCATCACCTTGTATTTGATCGGCGAAGCCAACGACTACACCGGCAAAGGTCTGTCGGGTGGCCGCGTGGTGGTGCGCCCCAGCATCGACTTCCGCGGCGAAGCCATCAACAACATCATCGTGGGCAACACCGTGATGATTGGTGCCACACGTGGTGAAGCTTTCTTCGCTGGCGTGGCTGGCGAGCGTTTTGCGGTGCGTCTGTCTGGCGCGACGGCCGTGGTTGAAGGCACAGGCGATCACGGTTGTGAATACATGACCGGTGGTACGGTGGCTGTGTTGGGTAAAACCGGTCGCAACTTCGCCGCTGGTATGAGCGGTGGTGTGGCTTATGTGTACGACGAAGACGGCCAGTTCGCCAAGCGTTGCAACACCGCCATGGTCGCCATGGACAAAGTGTTGACAGCGGCCGAGCAAGAAGCCTCGGTGTCGCGCGACATTTGGCACCGTGACCAAACCGACGAAGCCCAACTCAAGAAATTGTTGGAAGACCACCACCGTTGGACGGGTTCTAAACGTGCCCGCGACTTGTTGGACAACTGGGACGCTGCACGCGCCAAGTTCGTCAAGGTGTTCCCGCACGAATACAAGCGTGCGTTGGGTGAAATCAATGCTGCCAAAGCGGGTAAGGCCAAAGCCGAACCTAAGGCTAAAAAAGCCGTCGCCGCTAAGTAA
- a CDS encoding shikimate kinase: MLLVLVGLPGSGKTTVGRQLARRLHLPFVDSDHAIENRLGCSVREYFEREGEDRFRDLESEVLADLCHNHHGVLSTGGGSVLRPINRERLREHGHVFYLRSSPEEVFRRLRNDQNRPLLQVADPQARLRELLDVRDPLYRETAHYVIETGRPNVAGLVNMIVSQLELAGHIKPVSPPAPADRPRVSPPHRI, encoded by the coding sequence ATGTTGTTGGTTTTGGTGGGTCTGCCGGGTTCCGGCAAAACGACCGTTGGGCGTCAACTCGCTCGACGTCTTCACCTCCCCTTTGTTGATTCGGATCACGCGATTGAGAACCGCTTGGGTTGCTCGGTCCGCGAATATTTCGAACGCGAAGGGGAAGACCGCTTTCGCGATCTCGAATCCGAAGTGCTCGCCGATTTGTGTCACAACCACCACGGCGTCTTGTCCACAGGCGGCGGCTCTGTGCTGCGACCCATCAATCGCGAACGCTTGCGCGAACACGGTCACGTGTTTTATTTGCGCTCCAGTCCTGAAGAGGTGTTTCGCCGTTTGCGCAACGACCAAAACCGCCCCTTGCTGCAAGTGGCCGACCCGCAAGCGCGTTTGCGCGAACTCCTCGACGTGCGTGACCCGCTGTACCGCGAAACCGCGCACTACGTCATCGAAACAGGCCGCCCCAATGTGGCGGGCTTGGTCAACATGATCGTGTCGCAGCTCGAATTGGCTGGCCACATCAAACCCGTCTCGCCCCCCGCGCCTGCCGACCGCCCACGCGTGTCGCCCCCACACCGAATTTGA
- a CDS encoding transposase, producing MARLPRLTITGYPHHVILRGNNRQDIFRSTADYQRMLDLLFEHSRAHKVDIHAYVLMGNHLHLLLTPQEDQGLPKMMQAVGRSYVQVFNKVHARTGTLWEGRYRSTLIQTDRYLLACMAYIDLNPVRAHMVARPEDYAWSSYGHYAGHRTDRLITPHALYWALGNTPFAREAAYAELVHAGISADQQGALTDATLSGWALGDERFVADLQMQTERRLTKTKAGRPFNKVNKPVPN from the coding sequence ATGGCCCGCCTACCTCGTCTCACCATCACCGGTTACCCGCACCACGTCATCCTGCGGGGTAACAACCGACAAGACATTTTTCGCAGCACCGCGGATTACCAACGCATGCTCGATTTGCTGTTCGAGCACAGCCGTGCGCACAAGGTCGACATTCATGCCTATGTGTTGATGGGCAACCATCTGCATTTGCTGCTTACACCGCAAGAGGACCAGGGGCTGCCCAAAATGATGCAAGCCGTGGGTCGCAGCTACGTGCAGGTGTTCAACAAAGTGCACGCACGCACTGGCACGTTGTGGGAAGGGCGCTATCGATCGACGCTCATTCAAACCGACCGTTACTTGTTGGCCTGCATGGCCTACATCGACCTCAACCCCGTGCGCGCGCACATGGTGGCGCGGCCTGAGGATTACGCGTGGTCTAGTTACGGACATTACGCGGGGCATCGCACTGATCGGCTAATTACCCCGCACGCTTTGTACTGGGCCTTGGGCAATACGCCCTTTGCGCGTGAGGCGGCATACGCCGAATTGGTGCACGCAGGCATCAGTGCGGACCAGCAGGGTGCATTGACTGACGCGACGCTCAGCGGTTGGGCGCTGGGCGATGAGCGTTTTGTGGCCGATTTGCAGATGCAAACCGAACGGCGCTTGACCAAAACCAAGGCTGGACGGCCTTTCAACAAGGTTAATAAACCTGTCCCCAATTAA
- a CDS encoding DUF1415 domain-containing protein: MTHTLTPEQERLVIEDTQKWLLEAVVGLNLCPFAKSVVVKDMVRYRVCASAEPADVLAMLREELQHLAEADPDKLDTTLLIAPDALPDFLDFNDFLADCDEVLMELELDGVLQVADFHPRYQFGGTDVDDIENFTNRTPYPTLHLLREASIDKAVEAYPDASLIFERNIEVLNRLGHAGWQALGIRARLRD; the protein is encoded by the coding sequence ATGACCCACACCCTCACGCCTGAGCAAGAACGCCTCGTCATTGAAGACACACAAAAGTGGCTGCTCGAAGCCGTGGTGGGCCTCAACCTGTGCCCCTTCGCCAAATCGGTGGTGGTCAAAGACATGGTGCGCTACCGCGTGTGCGCATCCGCCGAGCCCGCCGACGTGCTGGCCATGTTGCGCGAAGAGTTGCAACACTTGGCCGAGGCCGACCCAGACAAGCTAGACACTACGCTGCTGATTGCACCCGATGCCTTGCCCGATTTCTTGGACTTCAACGATTTCTTGGCCGATTGCGATGAAGTGTTGATGGAGCTTGAGTTAGACGGCGTGCTGCAAGTAGCCGACTTTCACCCGCGCTACCAATTTGGCGGCACGGATGTGGACGATATCGAAAACTTCACCAACCGCACGCCTTACCCCACGCTGCACTTGCTGCGCGAAGCCAGCATTGACAAAGCGGTGGAGGCTTATCCCGATGCGTCGCTCATATTTGAACGCAACATTGAGGTGCTCAATAGGTTGGGGCATGCGGGGTGGCAGGCGTTGGGGATTCGTGCGCGGCTTCGGGATTGA
- the aroB gene encoding 3-dehydroquinate synthase produces the protein MSNTPHLERVAIDLGDRSYNIFIGEQLLNTASTWADLPKASAALIVTNDTVGPIYAERLRAALAPLYKHVHTVALPDGESHKDWQTLNLIFDELLGKGADRKTVLFALGGGVVGDMTGFAAACYMRGVPFVQVPTTLLAQVDSSVGGKTAINHPIGKNMIGAFYQPQRVVCDLDTLQTLPQREMSAGLAEVIKYGPIADMQFLDWIDANLDALLARDPKALAHAVKRSCEIKAWVVGQDEREGGIRAILNFGHTFGHAIEAGLGFGEWLHGEAVGCGMVMASHLSQRLGLVDESFVSRFTALIARAGLPIVGPKLGADEYLHHMRVDKKAEAGEIKFVLIDKPGTAIVRGAPDALVAQVIDDCCEKKERRS, from the coding sequence ATGTCGAACACACCACACCTTGAACGCGTTGCCATTGACTTGGGCGACCGTAGCTACAACATTTTCATTGGCGAGCAGCTGCTCAATACCGCCAGCACATGGGCCGATTTACCCAAGGCCTCGGCCGCACTCATCGTCACCAACGACACCGTGGGCCCCATCTATGCCGAGCGTTTGCGAGCTGCACTTGCGCCCCTTTACAAACACGTGCACACCGTGGCCTTGCCCGACGGTGAGAGCCACAAAGATTGGCAAACGCTGAACTTGATTTTTGACGAACTACTGGGCAAAGGCGCCGACCGCAAAACCGTGTTGTTCGCTTTGGGTGGCGGCGTGGTAGGCGATATGACCGGCTTTGCTGCCGCGTGCTACATGCGCGGCGTTCCCTTTGTGCAAGTGCCTACCACCTTGCTGGCGCAAGTCGATTCATCGGTGGGCGGCAAGACCGCCATTAATCACCCCATCGGCAAAAACATGATTGGCGCGTTCTATCAACCGCAACGCGTGGTGTGCGACCTTGATACCTTGCAAACCTTGCCCCAGCGCGAGATGAGCGCGGGCTTGGCTGAGGTCATCAAATACGGCCCCATCGCTGACATGCAGTTTCTCGATTGGATTGATGCCAACCTTGACGCACTCCTTGCGCGTGACCCGAAGGCCTTGGCGCATGCCGTGAAGCGCAGTTGCGAAATCAAAGCTTGGGTCGTGGGCCAAGACGAACGCGAAGGCGGCATCCGCGCCATCCTCAATTTCGGTCACACCTTTGGCCACGCCATCGAAGCCGGCTTGGGCTTTGGCGAATGGCTGCACGGCGAAGCCGTAGGCTGCGGCATGGTCATGGCCTCGCACCTGTCGCAACGTTTGGGCTTGGTGGACGAGTCGTTTGTGTCGCGCTTTACCGCACTCATTGCCCGCGCGGGCTTGCCCATCGTCGGCCCCAAACTCGGTGCAGACGAGTACCTGCACCACATGCGTGTCGATAAAAAAGCAGAAGCTGGCGAAATCAAATTCGTGCTCATCGACAAGCCCGGCACGGCCATCGTGCGCGGCGCGCCGGATGCTTTGGTGGCCCAAGTCATTGACGATTGCTGTGAAAAAAAAGAGCGGCGAAGCTAG
- a CDS encoding deoxyguanosinetriphosphate triphosphohydrolase: MTHLAPYACLPDQSRGRRHAEPQLPAHASGMRNPHQRDRDRIVHSTAFRRLVYKTQVFLNHEGDLFRTRMTHSLEVAQLGRSIARALNLNEDLVEAIALAHDLGHTPFGHAGQDALNECMAPYGGFEHNLQSLRVVDELEERYPAFNGLNLSFETREGILKHCARRNAELINAQEPNGIAARFLNGTQPSLEAQLCNLADAIAYNAHDIDDGVRSGLLTLEQMQDVSLFARYHAHTLAEYPQLQGRRVLYETIRRMLSDQVYDVINATRAALQQHAPTSADEARQCPALVQFSAAMYEESKALKSFLFRNLYRHPQVMQTTEGARVVVKDLFDVYMANPQEMPAAYAQRSDVPRAVADYLSGMTDRFATREHARLTA, encoded by the coding sequence ATGACCCACCTCGCCCCCTACGCCTGCCTCCCAGACCAATCGCGCGGCCGCCGCCACGCAGAGCCCCAACTACCCGCCCACGCCTCGGGCATGCGCAACCCGCATCAACGCGACCGCGACCGCATCGTTCATTCCACAGCCTTCAGACGCTTGGTTTACAAGACTCAAGTCTTCTTGAACCACGAAGGCGATTTGTTTCGCACGCGCATGACGCACTCGTTAGAGGTGGCGCAACTGGGCCGCTCCATCGCCCGCGCGTTGAACTTGAACGAAGACTTGGTCGAAGCCATCGCCTTGGCGCACGACCTAGGCCACACGCCTTTCGGCCACGCCGGTCAAGACGCGCTGAACGAATGCATGGCCCCCTACGGCGGCTTCGAACACAACCTGCAAAGCCTGCGCGTGGTGGACGAATTGGAAGAACGCTACCCCGCGTTCAACGGCCTCAACCTCAGCTTTGAGACACGCGAAGGCATCTTGAAACATTGCGCACGCCGCAACGCCGAGCTCATCAACGCGCAAGAGCCCAATGGCATTGCCGCTCGTTTCTTGAACGGCACACAGCCCAGCCTAGAAGCACAGCTCTGTAATTTGGCCGATGCCATTGCCTACAACGCGCACGACATTGACGACGGCGTGCGCTCAGGTTTGCTCACGCTGGAGCAAATGCAAGACGTGTCGTTGTTTGCGCGCTATCACGCGCACACCTTGGCCGAGTACCCTCAGTTGCAAGGCCGCCGTGTGTTGTACGAAACCATCCGCCGCATGTTGAGCGATCAGGTGTACGACGTGATCAACGCCACTCGGGCAGCACTCCAGCAACACGCCCCCACCAGCGCAGACGAAGCGCGTCAGTGTCCGGCACTGGTGCAGTTCAGCGCGGCGATGTACGAAGAATCCAAAGCGCTCAAGTCGTTTCTGTTCCGCAATTTGTATCGTCACCCGCAGGTCATGCAGACCACTGAAGGCGCGCGTGTTGTGGTCAAAGACCTATTTGATGTGTACATGGCCAATCCCCAAGAAATGCCCGCCGCTTACGCCCAGCGCAGCGATGTGCCGCGTGCTGTGGCCGACTACTTGTCCGGCATGACCGACCGTTTTGCCACGCGTGAGCATGCACGACTCACGGCGTAA
- a CDS encoding MFS transporter produces MSKHRFGIHPSWVIVFAGVCAALHVGKLPPALPVLQDALNITLVQAGFLLSAVQIASMTLGLAVGLSADSLGLRRSMLTGLALLSVASISGGFVTDAQGLLMLRALEGLGFLLVVMPAPALIRSTVDASHLSGRMGWWGTYMPTGSALALLVGPWVIAGFDWSAWWWLLGVVSALAFVAVWLCVPQASTPVQVQPASEHTQAANDAWPKRLGLTLKSAGPWLVALTFAVYSSQWLAVVGFLPTVYAELGLTAGMAGVLSACVALANVSGNVLSGRLLQRGWPAQRLLWIGFACMALGAVGAYATWQGSGLPTALRFACVVMFSAVGGLIPGTLFASAMRLAPSEGTLSTTVGYMQQWSAFGQFAGPPLVAWVAVSVGGWQWTWVVTASLSLAGAVLAYFIGCALRKKAHT; encoded by the coding sequence ATGAGCAAGCACCGCTTTGGCATCCACCCCTCGTGGGTCATCGTGTTTGCAGGCGTGTGCGCCGCGTTGCATGTGGGCAAGCTGCCGCCCGCTTTGCCGGTGCTGCAAGACGCACTCAACATCACCTTGGTGCAAGCGGGGTTCTTGTTGTCTGCCGTGCAAATTGCCAGCATGACGCTGGGCCTTGCGGTGGGGCTGAGTGCTGACAGTTTGGGCCTGCGTCGCAGCATGTTGACGGGCTTGGCGCTGTTGTCAGTCGCCAGCATCAGTGGTGGCTTTGTGACCGATGCGCAAGGTTTGCTGATGTTGCGTGCGCTTGAAGGGTTGGGCTTTTTATTGGTCGTCATGCCTGCGCCTGCGCTCATTCGCAGCACTGTGGATGCGTCGCACTTAAGTGGGCGCATGGGCTGGTGGGGCACGTACATGCCGACCGGCAGCGCCTTGGCGTTGTTAGTTGGTCCTTGGGTGATTGCGGGTTTTGATTGGTCAGCGTGGTGGTGGCTGCTAGGGGTTGTGTCTGCTTTGGCTTTTGTGGCGGTGTGGTTGTGCGTGCCACAAGCGAGCACGCCAGTTCAAGTGCAGCCAGCATCTGAGCACACCCAAGCAGCGAATGACGCGTGGCCCAAGCGTTTGGGGCTCACGCTCAAAAGCGCTGGTCCTTGGTTGGTGGCGCTCACCTTTGCGGTGTATTCCTCGCAGTGGTTGGCCGTGGTGGGCTTTTTGCCGACGGTCTATGCCGAGCTAGGTTTGACAGCGGGCATGGCCGGTGTGTTGTCTGCTTGTGTGGCGCTGGCCAATGTGAGTGGCAACGTCCTGTCTGGTCGTTTGTTGCAACGTGGCTGGCCCGCGCAGCGCTTGCTTTGGATCGGTTTCGCTTGCATGGCTTTGGGTGCGGTCGGGGCTTACGCCACATGGCAGGGCAGCGGTTTGCCCACCGCCTTGCGCTTTGCGTGCGTGGTGATGTTTTCAGCCGTCGGCGGTTTGATACCCGGCACTTTATTTGCGTCCGCCATGCGTTTGGCCCCGAGTGAAGGCACGTTGTCCACCACCGTAGGCTATATGCAGCAATGGTCGGCGTTCGGCCAGTTTGCTGGCCCGCCGTTGGTCGCGTGGGTGGCAGTCAGCGTAGGCGGTTGGCAATGGACGTGGGTGGTGACGGCCTCACTCAGTTTGGCTGGCGCAGTGCTGGCTTATTTCATTGGTTGCGCCTTGCGCAAGAAAGCACATACATGA